One genomic region from Candidatus Nitrosopumilus koreensis AR1 encodes:
- a CDS encoding type II/IV secretion system ATPase subunit: protein MKDKTKSVETFLKSEFFDPNQKQASSELKIIKNYELNAPYSYANILYNEKNSSYEYQIDEIKLNHEEQEIFNKLYQLLEESIDSVKNAKGDNFESFLNTIIDENKKLFERYPVASLEKVKYYLRRDISGFGIIDGLMWDPNIEDISCAGINTPIYIWHRQYDSIPTNIQFEPSNLNNFVSRIVFRAGKHVSSAHPITDLALEGNHRISVLYQKEVTPKGTSFTIRKFKEDPYTIVDLIDFETMDTSMAAYLWLLMEAKMSIMVIGSTGSGKTTILNAITGLVNPDYKIFSVEDVSEINIKHENWFSLISRPGFGTQGEGEIGLYDLIKSGVRHRPDYIIVGEIRGSEAYVMFQAMATGHGGLCTMHADSLISATKRLQQKPMEIPPSYMTLMNCAIVIKRVKDNETNQSTRKIVSIEEIKDSNSFNSVFKWNAKNKTFDSEIEKSEMVKRIAESQGQAVNELIDEYKKRVSILKYLKDHNIRDYKETSDFIGRYYRNPNEILEKIHYEV from the coding sequence AAAAATTATGAACTGAATGCACCATACAGTTATGCAAATATTTTGTATAATGAAAAAAATTCCAGTTATGAATACCAAATTGATGAGATTAAATTAAATCATGAAGAGCAAGAAATTTTTAACAAATTATACCAATTATTAGAGGAAAGCATAGACTCTGTAAAAAATGCAAAAGGAGATAATTTTGAAAGTTTTCTAAATACCATAATTGATGAAAATAAAAAATTATTTGAAAGATATCCTGTAGCAAGTTTGGAGAAAGTAAAATATTATCTTAGACGAGACATCTCAGGATTTGGAATCATTGATGGATTGATGTGGGATCCTAATATTGAGGATATCAGTTGTGCTGGAATCAATACTCCAATTTACATTTGGCACAGACAATACGACAGCATCCCAACAAATATTCAATTTGAACCAAGTAATCTAAACAATTTTGTGTCTAGAATTGTATTTCGTGCAGGAAAACATGTTAGTTCTGCACATCCAATCACAGATTTAGCATTAGAAGGCAATCACAGAATCTCAGTTCTGTATCAAAAAGAGGTAACACCAAAAGGTACCAGTTTCACTATTAGAAAATTCAAAGAAGATCCATACACAATTGTTGATTTGATAGACTTTGAGACAATGGATACGTCAATGGCGGCATATCTATGGTTGTTAATGGAGGCAAAGATGTCCATAATGGTGATTGGTTCAACAGGTAGTGGAAAAACTACCATTCTTAATGCAATAACTGGGTTGGTCAATCCAGATTACAAGATATTTTCAGTTGAAGATGTATCTGAAATTAACATAAAACATGAGAACTGGTTTAGTCTGATTTCAAGACCGGGTTTTGGAACACAAGGAGAGGGCGAAATTGGACTGTATGATTTGATAAAATCAGGAGTAAGACACAGACCAGATTACATTATAGTAGGAGAGATTAGAGGCTCTGAAGCTTATGTGATGTTTCAAGCAATGGCAACAGGTCATGGAGGATTGTGTACAATGCATGCAGATAGTTTGATTTCTGCAACAAAAAGACTTCAACAAAAACCAATGGAGATTCCACCATCATACATGACTTTGATGAACTGTGCAATTGTGATTAAACGAGTAAAAGACAATGAGACAAATCAAAGTACAAGAAAGATAGTTTCGATTGAAGAGATTAAAGACAGTAATTCATTTAATTCTGTTTTCAAATGGAATGCAAAAAACAAAACATTTGATTCAGAGATTGAAAAAAGCGAGATGGTAAAAAGAATTGCAGAGTCACAAGGTCAAGCAGTTAATGAGTTAATTGATGAATACAAAAAAAGAGTTTCAATTCTAAAATATCTCAAAGATCATAATATTCGAGACTATAAAGAGACAAGTGATTTTATTGGAAGATATTATAGAAACCCAAATGAAATTCTAGAAAAAATTCATTATGAGGTGTAA
- a CDS encoding TrmB family transcriptional regulator: MTMEEALLEGYVFDARHAESIDKINKIFSQYGLTPNQSKVYLHLTKAGEKTASEICKSLKIPRTETYHLLNSLEQKGIIYSIFGKPSKFNSIPINDAMNILIDNEKKRISELESKKKTIISLWQTLPEFHSEKAELSENRFQSLQGRNSILVKIEQMTKTATKSIHVLGTEANFIKFYHTDFVDYLKNTKAELGIVTTFSEKGNYVFEGINLEHIKKLEDSHQDNFSFIIKDESEVLFFVNNLDVEFMAMWTDSKSFVSTLESLFKLIWRKSGHVLEKEDEEFDEKEYEHRLREIEQEKIILNYIHKNILAKKRRT; the protein is encoded by the coding sequence ATGACAATGGAAGAGGCATTATTAGAAGGATATGTGTTTGATGCAAGACATGCAGAATCAATAGACAAGATCAATAAAATTTTCTCTCAATATGGATTAACGCCAAATCAATCTAAAGTATATCTTCATTTAACAAAGGCAGGAGAAAAAACAGCCTCAGAAATATGTAAAAGTTTGAAAATTCCCAGAACAGAAACATATCATCTGTTAAATTCATTAGAGCAAAAAGGAATAATCTATTCAATTTTTGGGAAACCCTCAAAATTCAATTCCATTCCAATAAACGATGCAATGAATATTCTGATAGATAATGAAAAGAAAAGAATTTCAGAATTAGAATCAAAAAAGAAAACAATCATATCATTATGGCAAACACTTCCAGAATTTCATAGTGAAAAAGCAGAATTGTCTGAGAACAGATTCCAAAGTCTACAAGGACGAAATTCAATTTTAGTAAAAATAGAACAGATGACAAAAACAGCAACAAAGTCAATACATGTTTTGGGAACAGAAGCTAATTTTATAAAATTTTACCATACAGATTTTGTAGATTACCTAAAAAACACCAAAGCAGAATTAGGAATAGTTACAACATTTTCTGAAAAAGGAAATTATGTTTTTGAGGGAATTAATTTAGAACATATAAAAAAATTAGAGGATAGTCATCAAGACAATTTCTCATTTATCATAAAAGATGAATCAGAAGTATTGTTTTTTGTAAATAACTTAGATGTTGAATTTATGGCAATGTGGACGGATTCAAAATCTTTTGTATCAACATTAGAATCCCTGTTCAAATTGATTTGGAGAAAATCAGGACATGTTTTAGAAAAAGAAGATGAGGAATTTGATGAAAAGGAATACGAACACAGACTAAGAGAGATAGAACAAGAAAAAATCATTCTAAACTATATCCACAAAAACATTCTTGCAAAAAAGAGGAGAACATAA
- a CDS encoding type II secretion system F family protein, with product MDKKEKTKLEREIPYFITFVTLLATSGFGPYTIFEKIKNFDILPHTQTQAKRILKRIEILGMDPISAITQAKDKTSSKTMSDFLGGYVSAIEGGGDVVNYLKSKMNGAFDSYAETEKQKISKVKALVESYMTIQIVILAVYIIFSAVGSGTDPTALAQNSGDNSQLLLIVIPPIISAAFIFLASKTNSSFLPEMPVKQIAMYTIPICSIGFTITLLGIIKEYNAFIMMFSLVAAAVFPAMKFKRTYQRSIDAENATPRIMRDIAESRKAGTSPEKCVIRACKSKDYKLFTSTSNTIGSKLEWGIPFDDIFNSLKKEIKDFQVLINFKILFEIISGGGGNIHTLISLADISEKIHSIEKTKRSLLKPYIMIGFILMGMTGLTTLLVIDSLASIGIQSETDSERIALMEKNSQESFEMYSIVILIQGWLAGIFLGKVVTGTYSGGFQYSIILVLIAFGSIMLIQSSIVSIGALF from the coding sequence ATCGACAAAAAGGAAAAAACAAAACTAGAAAGAGAAATTCCTTATTTTATCACATTTGTTACATTATTAGCAACAAGTGGATTTGGACCATACACAATATTTGAAAAGATAAAAAATTTTGATATTTTGCCACATACACAGACTCAAGCAAAAAGAATACTGAAAAGAATAGAGATTTTGGGCATGGATCCAATATCGGCCATAACTCAAGCAAAAGACAAGACATCATCAAAGACAATGTCAGATTTTCTTGGAGGTTATGTTTCAGCAATAGAGGGAGGAGGAGATGTAGTAAATTATCTAAAAAGCAAGATGAATGGAGCATTTGACTCCTATGCTGAAACAGAAAAACAAAAGATCAGCAAAGTAAAGGCACTTGTAGAGTCATACATGACAATACAAATAGTAATTTTAGCAGTATACATTATATTTTCAGCAGTTGGTTCAGGTACAGACCCAACAGCATTAGCTCAGAATTCAGGTGACAACTCACAACTATTGTTGATTGTAATTCCGCCAATAATATCCGCAGCATTTATCTTTCTTGCAAGTAAAACAAATTCTTCATTCTTACCAGAAATGCCAGTAAAACAAATTGCAATGTACACAATTCCAATATGCAGTATTGGTTTTACAATTACATTATTGGGAATCATCAAAGAGTACAATGCATTTATCATGATGTTTTCTCTAGTGGCTGCAGCAGTATTTCCTGCAATGAAATTTAAAAGAACATATCAACGATCAATTGATGCTGAAAATGCTACTCCAAGAATAATGAGAGATATTGCTGAGTCAAGAAAAGCAGGAACTAGTCCAGAAAAATGTGTAATCCGGGCATGTAAAAGTAAAGATTACAAATTATTTACATCAACATCCAATACAATAGGAAGTAAATTGGAATGGGGCATACCATTTGATGATATTTTTAATTCATTGAAAAAAGAGATTAAAGATTTTCAAGTCTTGATTAATTTTAAGATCTTGTTTGAAATCATTTCAGGAGGAGGAGGAAACATCCATACACTGATATCTCTTGCAGATATTTCAGAAAAAATCCACAGCATTGAGAAAACAAAACGCAGTTTACTTAAACCATACATAATGATTGGATTCATTTTGATGGGCATGACAGGATTAACAACATTACTGGTAATTGATTCACTTGCAAGCATAGGAATTCAGTCTGAAACAGATTCTGAAAGGATTGCATTAATGGAGAAAAATTCACAAGAAAGTTTTGAAATGTATTCAATTGTCATTCTGATTCAAGGATGGTTAGCAGGCATATTCTTAGGAAAAGTAGTCACAGGCACATATTCAGGAGGATTCCAATACTCAATAATTTTGGTGTTGATTGCGTTTGGAAGCATCATGCTTATTCAGAGTTCAATTGTAAGCATTGGCGCCCTGTTCTAG
- a CDS encoding response regulator — MSDIITAKKELSILIIDDNEQITKMISTFLSLNSHKCTIANHAQDGLEYIIKNDYDAVILDLTMPDMDGYDILEKIKESDIRHKVIVLTASNVSQENIKKIKQTGTKIILQKPVDIDTLLEKIYQIVDV; from the coding sequence ATGAGCGACATAATAACTGCAAAAAAAGAACTTAGTATACTAATAATTGATGACAATGAGCAGATTACAAAAATGATATCAACATTTTTGAGTCTAAATAGTCACAAATGCACAATTGCAAATCATGCACAAGATGGGCTAGAATATATCATCAAAAACGACTATGATGCAGTCATACTTGATCTCACCATGCCAGACATGGATGGATACGACATATTAGAAAAAATCAAAGAGTCAGACATACGACACAAAGTAATTGTTTTGACAGCATCAAATGTATCTCAAGAAAACATCAAAAAGATAAAACAGACAGGAACAAAAATTATTTTACAAAAACCAGTTGATATTGATACCCTATTAGAAAAAATTTACCAAATTGTAGACGTGTAA
- a CDS encoding peptidase produces the protein METIPEIFLIRIGLALGMLAIGGFFDIWKREVHDYLWIVFGVAGAILLIFEPNQTDIIYSTLFALIIAPISILIWRMGLFGGADAFALIALAVIAPQITISGNIVTPFTTLSNAAVLFIVPLLVNALRNTISKIRGENIFEGFDETLPRKILASFLGYRAKNPKYCFSIEKNEGSVKKIAFSFHHADNEEFSEKPNTWVTPGIPYLLLIIGGFLIQLGYGDIILIGMGMGP, from the coding sequence ATGGAAACAATTCCAGAGATTTTTTTGATAAGAATCGGTCTGGCATTAGGAATGCTTGCCATAGGAGGATTTTTTGATATTTGGAAAAGAGAAGTGCATGATTATCTTTGGATTGTTTTCGGAGTAGCAGGAGCAATATTACTAATTTTTGAACCAAATCAAACAGATATAATTTACTCAACACTATTTGCGTTGATCATTGCGCCAATTTCTATACTAATTTGGAGAATGGGATTATTTGGCGGAGCAGATGCTTTTGCATTAATTGCACTAGCAGTAATAGCGCCACAAATTACAATTAGTGGAAATATTGTTACACCATTTACGACGTTATCAAATGCTGCAGTATTATTCATAGTTCCATTATTAGTAAATGCATTGAGAAATACAATTTCAAAAATTAGAGGAGAGAATATTTTTGAAGGATTTGATGAAACATTACCCAGAAAAATTCTAGCATCATTCTTAGGATATAGAGCAAAAAATCCAAAATATTGTTTTTCAATTGAGAAAAATGAAGGATCTGTTAAAAAAATAGCATTTTCATTTCACCATGCAGACAATGAAGAATTTTCAGAAAAACCAAACACATGGGTTACCCCTGGAATCCCATATCTGTTATTAATTATTGGAGGTTTCTTGATTCAATTAGGATATGGAGACATAATTCTAATCGGTATGGGTATGGGGCCATAA
- a CDS encoding pyridoxal phosphate-dependent aminotransferase: protein MKFIVDQQVEDIEMPENLKLNTFLQEFHSNCPHPECSFGYYGFAFGQSPFPVPQKIQDALIASASKGAYAAVSGLPELRNAISKYNKHYFGMDVDPQRIYIGPGTKELIFNLLEILHGTVILPTPAWLGYLPQIRFLKKNYHMLPTRANRKISPSDLRKLALRLQDRQKILILNNPNNPTGLLYDKLELEEIADVCREQNICVISDEIYAQTTYDFSKFVSMGKIYPEGTFVTNGLSKSHAAGGYRLGYVIFPQHAIDLKIQFKKILATEFTAVSTPIQNAAISGFEISDEMNEYFEITRNIHKIMGEYSYDALSAIHGVKATKPDATFYLLADFNYYAPDLDAAKINTSQKLSESLIVHPYHTAIVGGDSLVLERTDFSARIAYVDYDGTKVYKNYQEQKPKTPSEKITFVENNAPKIVSGIKMIETFFESLKSGKIGESSKKHLGITT from the coding sequence ATGAAATTCATTGTTGACCAACAAGTTGAAGACATTGAGATGCCTGAAAATCTCAAATTAAATACATTTTTACAAGAATTTCACTCAAATTGCCCTCATCCTGAATGCAGTTTTGGATATTACGGTTTTGCTTTTGGCCAATCTCCTTTCCCAGTACCTCAAAAAATACAAGATGCTTTGATTGCTAGTGCATCTAAAGGTGCATATGCTGCTGTGTCAGGTTTACCTGAATTACGTAATGCTATTTCAAAATACAACAAACATTATTTTGGAATGGATGTTGACCCTCAGAGAATTTACATTGGCCCTGGTACAAAAGAACTGATTTTTAATTTATTAGAAATATTGCATGGAACTGTTATTCTGCCAACCCCTGCATGGCTGGGGTATTTGCCGCAAATTCGTTTCTTGAAGAAAAATTATCATATGCTTCCAACTCGTGCTAATAGAAAAATTTCTCCAAGTGATTTAAGAAAACTTGCCCTTAGATTACAAGATAGACAAAAAATTCTGATTTTAAACAACCCCAACAACCCTACAGGTCTATTATATGACAAATTAGAATTAGAAGAAATTGCTGATGTGTGCAGAGAGCAAAATATTTGCGTAATTTCTGATGAGATCTACGCCCAAACAACTTATGATTTTTCAAAATTTGTTAGTATGGGAAAAATCTATCCTGAAGGAACATTTGTGACAAATGGGTTATCTAAATCACATGCAGCTGGCGGATATCGTTTGGGTTATGTTATTTTTCCACAACATGCCATTGATCTTAAAATCCAATTTAAAAAAATTCTTGCAACAGAGTTTACTGCTGTATCTACACCAATACAAAATGCAGCAATTTCTGGATTTGAAATTAGTGATGAGATGAATGAGTATTTTGAGATTACTCGAAATATTCATAAAATTATGGGAGAGTATTCATATGATGCATTATCTGCAATTCATGGTGTAAAAGCAACCAAACCTGATGCAACATTTTATCTCTTAGCTGATTTTAATTACTATGCTCCTGATTTAGATGCTGCAAAAATTAACACTTCTCAAAAACTTTCAGAATCACTAATAGTTCATCCTTATCACACAGCCATAGTTGGTGGCGATAGTTTAGTTTTAGAGAGAACAGATTTCAGTGCTAGAATTGCATATGTAGATTATGATGGTACCAAAGTATACAAAAATTATCAAGAACAAAAACCAAAAACTCCCTCTGAAAAAATAACATTTGTAGAAAATAATGCCCCTAAGATAGTTTCAGGAATTAAAATGATTGAAACATTCTTTGAATCTCTTAAAAGTGGCAAGATTGGAGAATCTTCAAAGAAACATTTGGGAATAACTACCTAG
- a CDS encoding Ig-like domain-containing protein: MILLVLVVVGGGVPIDAQSNFGVQNPFDKQPDLEFGYQLHPQKFLENTEGIINIHALNNENILPVEINGLKVSSSDNTIVAITGISNAENYSTEIKILAKEPGFANISLAAPGFKSQEIPIVIYNNNNHPTQILLKTTPNDFPVDGPKFGYIGIELATTGNLPVIATEDTIVKISTPNTNVIKLQESEITIPKGEYYTLTKFNIKESGDAIIFAETEGMKKVSQFIHVREAKTPLQLQLYVFPKNFNSFSSQTGYAIVQLQDAEGIPVKADKNINLKIGVENPDSGINTSHDFEEFLFASNELEIKEGSYSTFSSFSIRPNVADFTDEFVQSYNFYIIADDHIAKGDSITVTHDEIGAIEGKGPAITQTLPFLTTGEKELVGVTYFETEVEVSRQLGTSTLGKTDRETVTVSVPVVASEDLFVNVASSNLKTVDAENAFIPKGKNTGLIFGNTGTMIPDEGESLEFYITDNKKSSTVAGEPNGPLEDDLSLIVEPLIPKILAYSQFPIIGYLLESPEEDEEVTTADDEEEEEDGRIGVTHFIKDSVMTFSANENFEIPPEVITQNQEYAVIFGQSNKIGTSSMTVQATGMETGLSLESHTTDPTNIELSVSKNILPMTKNLASIQLLDSVGNPAYAKNQITLEIVSNNQYSLKLPENIVIEKGEYFKSFEIESFSEGTTEITMLAEDLPMHNFELTVNGFHPEISLVAPNSIDQGTQITAELLLDYPTSTLSVENFDVNWNVIGGKIIEQETTTDSDGKARITIDEIKSESLEIYASVEGLGFTNLEINKTIKVIPAPITDAVTEETNNEIFTENNFILFAIPGAAGAAFFYLRKTNRLEEITERFNISEKIEEIKERVSSIRER, from the coding sequence GTGATACTTTTAGTTCTAGTTGTGGTTGGAGGAGGAGTACCAATAGATGCCCAATCCAATTTTGGAGTACAGAATCCATTTGATAAACAACCTGACTTGGAATTTGGATATCAATTACATCCACAAAAATTCTTGGAAAATACAGAAGGCATAATCAACATACATGCATTAAACAATGAAAACATTTTACCAGTTGAGATAAACGGATTAAAAGTATCTAGTTCAGACAACACAATAGTAGCAATTACAGGAATCAGTAATGCAGAAAACTATTCGACAGAAATCAAAATATTGGCAAAAGAACCAGGTTTTGCAAACATATCTCTTGCAGCACCAGGATTCAAATCACAAGAAATTCCAATAGTTATCTACAACAACAACAATCATCCAACCCAAATATTACTAAAAACAACTCCAAATGATTTTCCAGTAGATGGCCCAAAATTTGGATATATCGGAATTGAGCTTGCAACTACAGGCAATTTACCCGTAATTGCAACAGAAGACACCATTGTAAAAATTTCCACTCCAAATACAAATGTGATAAAATTACAAGAGTCAGAGATTACAATACCAAAAGGAGAATATTATACACTGACAAAATTCAACATAAAAGAATCAGGAGATGCAATTATATTTGCAGAAACAGAAGGGATGAAAAAAGTTAGCCAATTCATCCATGTCAGGGAAGCAAAAACACCGTTACAATTACAACTATATGTTTTTCCAAAAAATTTCAATAGCTTTTCATCACAAACAGGCTATGCAATTGTTCAATTACAAGATGCTGAAGGAATACCTGTAAAAGCAGACAAGAATATTAATTTGAAAATAGGAGTAGAAAACCCAGATTCAGGAATTAATACCAGTCATGATTTTGAAGAATTTTTGTTTGCGTCAAATGAATTAGAGATAAAAGAAGGAAGTTATTCCACATTTAGTAGTTTTTCAATAAGACCAAATGTTGCAGATTTTACAGATGAATTTGTGCAATCATACAATTTTTACATTATAGCAGATGATCATATCGCAAAAGGGGATTCTATTACAGTTACACATGATGAAATAGGAGCCATAGAAGGAAAGGGTCCAGCAATAACACAAACACTCCCATTTTTAACAACAGGTGAAAAAGAGCTTGTAGGAGTAACATATTTTGAAACAGAAGTTGAGGTTTCAAGACAGTTAGGAACAAGTACATTAGGCAAGACAGATAGAGAAACAGTTACAGTTTCAGTACCCGTAGTAGCAAGTGAAGATCTTTTTGTCAATGTTGCATCATCAAACTTGAAAACGGTGGATGCAGAAAATGCGTTTATTCCAAAGGGGAAAAATACTGGTTTGATTTTTGGAAATACTGGAACAATGATTCCAGATGAAGGAGAATCTCTTGAATTCTATATTACTGATAACAAGAAATCTTCAACAGTTGCAGGAGAACCAAACGGTCCATTGGAAGATGATCTTTCGTTAATTGTAGAGCCACTTATTCCAAAGATTCTTGCATATTCACAATTTCCAATAATTGGGTATCTGTTAGAAAGTCCTGAAGAGGATGAGGAAGTTACAACTGCAGATGATGAGGAAGAAGAGGAAGACGGACGAATAGGAGTTACTCATTTTATCAAAGATTCAGTCATGACATTTAGTGCTAATGAGAATTTTGAGATTCCACCAGAAGTGATAACACAAAATCAAGAGTATGCTGTAATTTTTGGTCAATCAAATAAGATAGGTACTAGCAGCATGACAGTTCAAGCCACAGGTATGGAAACAGGATTAAGTTTAGAGAGTCACACTACAGATCCAACCAACATAGAGTTATCCGTATCTAAGAACATCCTTCCCATGACCAAAAACTTGGCATCAATCCAGCTTTTAGACTCTGTTGGGAATCCTGCATATGCTAAAAACCAAATCACATTAGAGATCGTATCAAATAATCAATATTCTTTGAAATTACCTGAGAATATAGTAATTGAAAAAGGGGAATATTTCAAATCATTTGAGATAGAATCATTTTCAGAAGGCACTACAGAAATCACTATGTTAGCAGAAGACTTGCCAATGCATAATTTTGAATTAACTGTTAATGGATTTCATCCCGAAATATCACTAGTTGCGCCTAACTCAATTGATCAAGGTACACAAATAACTGCAGAGTTGTTATTAGATTATCCAACATCAACATTATCTGTAGAAAATTTTGATGTAAATTGGAATGTTATTGGCGGAAAAATAATTGAACAAGAAACCACAACAGATAGTGACGGAAAAGCTAGAATCACAATAGATGAAATCAAATCAGAGAGTCTAGAGATTTATGCATCAGTTGAAGGATTAGGATTTACAAATCTAGAAATAAATAAAACAATCAAAGTTATTCCTGCTCCCATCACAGATGCAGTAACTGAAGAAACAAATAATGAAATATTTACTGAAAATAATTTCATATTGTTTGCAATTCCAGGTGCAGCAGGAGCTGCATTCTTTTATCTAAGAAAAACAAATCGCTTAGAAGAGATCACAGAAAGATTTAACATATCTGAGAAAATTGAAGAGATAAAAGAAAGAGTTTCAAGCATTAGAGAAAGGTAA
- a CDS encoding sensor histidine kinase, translated as MLKIKHVLFLMFGVTSFIIFYMGFLNYITTSDQLMGTIMLVFSGIVSIGVLIGTFYVSRKITKPIEIVIEKMNEFSSTNKVDESFMSHNGIKELHFLHDNFKNMTGMVSDTIKKERKLNKQLQEMDKRKVEFMSMVSHELKTPIMPILGYVQLLKKEELLGKLNSQQLDAVNEIDLAITRLQKLVQDVLTVQKIDLEKLIITNTLIDSEKIVNTVYNAFLPICNIRGIRLEKSISQNHRLFSDPDRINQVFSNLISNAMEFLPKDNAHIEIGARDENNKVLFFVKDNGMGISKEEQKNIFKKFYQIDATSKRKKEGSGLGLAICEGIVKKLGGKIGVKSDIEKGTMFYFTLPKEEIPLQNF; from the coding sequence ATGTTGAAAATTAAACATGTATTGTTTTTGATGTTTGGGGTAACAAGCTTCATAATTTTCTACATGGGTTTTTTGAACTACATTACAACATCAGATCAGTTAATGGGAACAATAATGTTAGTATTTTCAGGAATTGTGTCCATAGGTGTATTAATTGGAACATTTTATGTGTCAAGAAAGATAACAAAGCCAATAGAAATAGTCATTGAAAAAATGAATGAATTTTCATCAACAAACAAAGTAGATGAAAGTTTTATGTCTCATAATGGAATAAAAGAATTACATTTTCTTCATGATAATTTTAAAAACATGACAGGAATGGTATCAGACACAATAAAGAAAGAAAGGAAATTGAACAAACAACTACAAGAGATGGACAAACGCAAAGTGGAATTCATGTCCATGGTTTCACATGAATTAAAAACACCAATAATGCCAATTTTAGGATATGTTCAATTATTAAAAAAAGAAGAGCTGTTGGGAAAATTAAATTCGCAACAACTAGATGCGGTTAATGAAATTGATCTTGCAATTACACGGTTACAAAAACTTGTTCAAGATGTCTTAACTGTTCAAAAAATAGATTTAGAAAAACTCATCATTACAAATACTCTGATAGATTCAGAGAAAATAGTCAATACTGTTTATAACGCATTTTTGCCAATATGCAACATTAGAGGGATCAGACTGGAGAAAAGTATTTCCCAAAATCATAGATTATTCTCAGATCCAGATAGAATCAATCAGGTATTTTCTAACCTAATATCAAACGCCATGGAATTTCTTCCCAAAGACAATGCACATATAGAAATCGGAGCACGTGATGAAAATAACAAAGTATTGTTTTTTGTAAAAGATAATGGCATGGGAATTTCCAAAGAAGAACAAAAAAATATTTTCAAAAAATTTTATCAAATAGATGCGACATCAAAGAGAAAAAAAGAAGGAAGCGGTTTAGGGCTAGCTATATGTGAAGGGATCGTGAAAAAGCTAGGTGGAAAAATTGGAGTAAAAAGTGACATTGAAAAAGGAACTATGTTTTACTTTACATTGCCAAAAGAAGAGATTCCACTACAAAATTTCTAA